A genome region from Cryptomeria japonica unplaced genomic scaffold, Sugi_1.0 HiC_scaffold_674, whole genome shotgun sequence includes the following:
- the LOC131031399 gene encoding uncharacterized protein LOC131031399 has protein sequence MPEIISHGSQRDSVSESPKSNLGKRPRSSSPPLPRQDIETQRIKSEEEIEGDEESSGTETEREIERPTPEQQVFSLYRRALANDNPNFKICCPDGRVFYWERDDLLDLVQRNPFWLTTTQMDTCLHLCLEDSETWEARCHICYSDTIGQQTALSKTVEDAADTLKQQLQLLLQDVQYNLIPLNLDHHWHLVIICGLEGQTSTNPQIWHLNSLEFFSINEEMINAIKQVVEEKTGKPAAWSDLQVPQQDNSYDCGIFVIKFVFQFIKNLGSPQPQDFTELMARQAHNECFGINLSRSFQRLMLWTLFQKQTDPPLQVLPVDFDEYIKAFCKEDHEDPENNCGKDYESDNSYEATV, from the exons ATGCCTGAAATTATCAGTCATGGCAGCCAGAGAGATTCAGTTTCAGAGAGCCCAAAGTCCAATTTGGGCAAACGTCCTCGATCTTCTTCCCCTCCTCTTCCAAGACAGGATATAGAAACTCAGAGGATTAAAAGCGAAGAGGAAATTGAGGGCGATGAAGAAAGCAGCGGAACTGAAACGGAGAGGGAAATTGAGAGACCCACACCCGAACAGCAAGTTTTTTCTCTCTATAGAAGAGCCCTTGCAAATGACAATCCGAATTTCAAGATCTG CTGTCCAGATGGAAGAGTCTTCTATTGGGAAAGAGATGATTTACTTGATCTCGTGCAGAGAAACCCCTTTTGGCTGACTACCACTCAAATGGATACTTGTTTACA TTTATGTTTGGAGGATTCCGAAACTTGGGAGGCACGCTGTCATATTTGCTACTCTGATACAATTGGGCAGCAAACTGCGTTAAGCAAAACGGTGGAAGATGCAGCTGATACTCTTAAGCAACAGCTTCAGCTCTTGCTGCAAGATGTCCAATACAATCTTATTCCTTTAAATCTGGA CCACCACTGGCATTTAGTCATTATCTGTGGTCTGGAGGGACAAACATCTACGAACCCACAAATTTGGcatctcaactctcttgaattttTCTCTATAAATGAAGAAATGATAAATGCTATAAAACA AGTTGTTGAAGAAAAGACTGGCAAACCAGCTGCTTGGTCCGACTTACAG GTTCCACAACAGGATAATTCCTACGACTGTGGGATCTTTGtaatcaaatttgtatttcaaTTCATAAAAAATCTGGGTTCCCCACAACCACAAGATTTTACAGAGCTG ATGGCTAGACAAGCCCACAATGAGTGCTTTGGAATAAATCTTAGCCGCTCATTTCAAAGGCTTATGCTTTGGACGCTTTTTCAGAAGCAAACTGATCCTCCACTGCAAGTCTTACCAG TTGATTTCGACGAATACATCAAAGCCTTCTGCAAGGAAGATCATGAGGATCCAGAAAATAATTGCGGCAAAGATTATGAGAGTGATAACAGTTACGAGGCTACGGTCTAA